Proteins from a genomic interval of Caulobacter rhizosphaerae:
- a CDS encoding TIGR00730 family Rossman fold protein, with the protein MSEPPPASPSAAQLASASYRLAVLDQDFLLGESMRGVRFLLEFAKADEALRAWGVRSTIVVFGSARVREDGPGRQPHWYAEARRFGRIASERGGAIHATDGVRDNVIATGGGPGVMEAANRGAWDAGAPSVGFNITLPHEQWPNPYATPDLSFRFHYFAMRKMHLAMRANALVVFPGGFGTFDELFEILTLRQTDKAPRIPIVLFDEAYWRSVVNFDSLVEHGMVNPADLELFRFAESAETVWSTLLACGLKPGESIELEPEQAPPTEPVAP; encoded by the coding sequence ATGTCCGAGCCGCCGCCCGCATCGCCGAGCGCCGCCCAACTCGCCTCCGCCTCCTATCGGCTGGCGGTGCTGGACCAGGACTTTCTGCTGGGCGAGTCGATGCGGGGCGTGCGGTTCCTGCTGGAGTTCGCCAAGGCCGACGAGGCTCTGCGGGCCTGGGGCGTACGCTCGACCATCGTGGTGTTCGGCAGCGCCCGCGTGCGCGAGGACGGTCCCGGACGGCAGCCTCACTGGTACGCCGAGGCCCGGCGCTTCGGCCGCATCGCCTCGGAGCGCGGCGGAGCGATCCACGCCACGGACGGGGTCCGCGACAACGTCATCGCCACCGGTGGCGGCCCTGGCGTGATGGAGGCGGCCAACCGCGGGGCCTGGGACGCCGGCGCGCCGTCGGTGGGCTTCAACATCACCCTGCCGCACGAGCAATGGCCCAATCCCTACGCCACGCCCGACCTGTCTTTCCGCTTCCACTACTTCGCCATGCGCAAGATGCACTTGGCGATGCGGGCCAACGCCCTGGTGGTGTTCCCCGGCGGCTTCGGCACCTTCGACGAGCTGTTCGAGATCCTGACCCTGCGCCAGACCGACAAGGCTCCGCGCATCCCCATCGTGCTGTTCGACGAGGCCTATTGGCGCTCGGTCGTGAATTTCGACAGCCTGGTCGAGCACGGCATGGTCAATCCCGCCGATCTGGAACTCTTCCGCTTCGCCGAGAGCGCCGAGACGGTGTGGTCCACCCTGCTGGCCTGCGGCCTCAAGCCCGGCGAGTCGATCGAACTGGAGCCTGAGCAGGCGCCGCCGACCGAGCCGGTCGCGCCATGA
- a CDS encoding flavin monoamine oxidase family protein, producing MTEVDVAVIGAGAAGLAAAATLATAPLSVVVLEAQGRIGGRAHTVSLASLPLDLGCEWLHSADRNPLVTPIATSGLTIDKTPPPWANPETTINFSAAEREAYGRAFAAFDERVEAAGGDAIDRPASDLMEAGNRWNPLLNAFSAYYNGAEFDQVSVRDYAAYDDSEVNWRVAEGYGAAIAGLAPTGVRIVGDCPVRLLRHDGPRLALETPRGVVQARAAIVCVPTAVLAAGALRILPELPAKLAAAEGLPLGLADKVFLKLDEPEAFAVEAMVYGAVDRAATGSYHLRPLGRPIIEAFFGGAHARALEAEGPGAAAAFAIDELAGIYGTGLRRRVSVLARTAWAADPWARGSYSHALPGRAGERAVLATPVDGRLFFAGEACSPHAFSTAHGAWETGELAAREATTTLGV from the coding sequence ATGACAGAGGTCGACGTCGCCGTCATCGGAGCCGGGGCCGCTGGCCTGGCCGCGGCCGCCACCCTGGCCACCGCGCCGCTGAGCGTGGTGGTGCTGGAAGCCCAGGGCCGGATCGGCGGGCGGGCGCACACCGTCTCGCTGGCCAGCCTGCCGCTGGACCTCGGCTGCGAGTGGCTGCATTCGGCTGACCGCAACCCCCTGGTCACACCGATCGCCACCTCGGGCCTGACGATCGACAAGACCCCGCCGCCTTGGGCCAATCCGGAAACCACGATCAATTTCAGCGCCGCCGAGCGGGAGGCCTATGGCCGGGCGTTCGCGGCGTTCGACGAACGGGTCGAGGCGGCGGGCGGCGACGCGATCGACCGGCCCGCTTCGGATCTGATGGAGGCCGGCAACCGCTGGAACCCGCTGCTGAACGCCTTCAGCGCCTATTACAACGGCGCGGAATTCGACCAGGTCTCGGTCCGAGACTACGCCGCCTATGACGACAGCGAGGTCAACTGGCGGGTGGCCGAGGGCTATGGCGCGGCGATCGCCGGCCTAGCGCCGACAGGCGTCCGCATCGTCGGCGACTGTCCGGTCCGGCTGCTGCGCCATGACGGGCCCCGCTTGGCGCTGGAGACGCCCCGGGGCGTGGTCCAAGCCCGGGCAGCCATCGTCTGCGTGCCCACGGCCGTGCTGGCCGCCGGCGCCCTGCGGATCCTGCCCGAACTCCCCGCCAAGCTGGCCGCCGCCGAGGGCCTGCCGTTGGGCCTGGCCGACAAGGTGTTCCTCAAGCTCGACGAACCGGAGGCCTTCGCGGTAGAGGCGATGGTCTATGGCGCCGTCGACCGGGCGGCGACGGGCTCCTATCACCTGCGCCCGCTGGGTCGCCCGATCATCGAAGCCTTCTTCGGCGGGGCCCACGCCCGCGCCCTGGAGGCCGAGGGTCCCGGCGCAGCGGCGGCGTTCGCCATCGACGAGTTGGCGGGGATCTATGGAACCGGGCTTCGGCGGCGGGTCTCGGTACTGGCGCGAACCGCCTGGGCGGCCGATCCGTGGGCGCGGGGATCTTATTCCCACGCCCTGCCCGGCCGGGCCGGCGAGCGCGCCGTGCTGGCCACGCCCGTGGACGGCCGATTGTTCTTCGCCGGCGAAGCCTGTTCGCCCCATGCCTTCTCGACCGCGCATGGGGCCTGGGAGACGGGAGAGCTGGCGGCGCGCGAGGCGACGACGACCTTGGGAGTTTAA
- a CDS encoding M16 family metallopeptidase, whose translation MIRPAAKAALVALALSTTALSPVVHAQTRPAAAGVAVPPIVYKERTLPNGLKVYASRDASTPNVTVQVWYGVGSKDDPQGRSGFAHLFEHLMFKSTRNMPNEFFDRLTEDVGGFNNASTYDDFTNYYEVVPANHLQRLLWAEAERLGSLVIDDAVFKSERDVVKEELRQRVLANPYGRFFALNITKASFADHPYKRPGIGSIEELDAATVDDVRAFHQAYYRPDNAALIVVGNFDEAQLNAWVDQYFGPLKAPATPIKQVTTVEPARTGSKVVTTYGPNVPLPAVAMTWLAPAAADPDVPALAVLDAILSAGKSSRLYDSLVYDQKIAQQIFSSAPDNAQPGLFYVGAIMAGGKTVEQGEASLSAQVAKLRTAPPTIAELAEAKAGLLADAVRGRETIDGRAFAIGYALRTEGDAQRANTDLAALQAVTAADVQRVAAKYLADDRKVTIRYLPESARPAGAKDPFEGPKPTPSVTYSGPVTALAPAAERVAPPAPGAAVSPVLPSPVEKTLANGLRVIVAKSSDLPLITADLTVRGGSGADPAGLAGVSSLTAELLTEGTKTRTATQVAAATEALGANLEAGSGWEATSLTLSVIADKAAQGLAIMADVAQNPTFKADELERVKTETLDGLSVGFQQPGSVAGFVVPTVIYAGSGYGHVAGGTPGSLPKIQRDALVKTHATNWRPDNAILVLTGDLTPEQGFALAEKAFGGWAKPAGPPPAPVKGPTGYAARNVIVDLPGTGQAAVVVTKPAILRADPRYYAGLVTNGVLGGGYSSRLNQEIRIKRGLSYGASSSLTPRAAIGGFSASVQTKNESAAQVVGLIKDELTRLAAEPTSASELAARKSVLVGGFGRDLGTSGGLADILGNLAIYGVPLNEIQAYTSKVEAVSAADVQAFSKTVLDPAQTSVIVVGDAKAMGEGVKTAVPAALQIPIDQLDLDSPTLRKGN comes from the coding sequence ATGATCCGTCCCGCCGCCAAGGCCGCCCTCGTCGCGCTGGCCCTTTCGACCACCGCGCTGTCGCCGGTGGTTCATGCGCAGACCAGGCCAGCCGCCGCCGGCGTGGCGGTGCCGCCGATCGTCTACAAGGAGCGGACCCTCCCTAACGGCCTGAAGGTCTACGCCTCGCGTGACGCCAGCACGCCCAACGTGACGGTGCAGGTCTGGTACGGGGTGGGCAGCAAGGACGACCCTCAGGGCCGTTCGGGCTTCGCGCACCTGTTCGAACACCTGATGTTCAAGTCGACGCGCAACATGCCGAACGAGTTCTTTGATCGGCTGACCGAGGACGTCGGCGGCTTCAACAACGCCTCCACCTACGACGACTTCACCAACTATTACGAGGTGGTGCCGGCCAACCACCTGCAGCGCCTGCTGTGGGCCGAGGCCGAGCGCCTGGGTTCGCTGGTCATCGATGACGCGGTGTTCAAGTCCGAACGCGACGTCGTCAAGGAAGAGCTGCGTCAGCGGGTCCTGGCCAATCCCTACGGCCGATTCTTCGCCCTGAACATCACAAAAGCCTCGTTCGCCGACCATCCTTACAAACGGCCGGGGATCGGCTCGATCGAGGAACTGGACGCCGCCACGGTCGACGACGTCCGCGCCTTCCACCAGGCCTATTACCGCCCCGACAACGCCGCCCTGATCGTGGTCGGCAATTTCGACGAGGCGCAGCTGAACGCTTGGGTCGATCAGTATTTCGGCCCGCTGAAGGCCCCCGCCACGCCGATCAAGCAGGTGACAACGGTCGAGCCGGCCCGCACCGGATCCAAGGTGGTCACCACCTACGGTCCGAACGTGCCCCTGCCGGCCGTGGCCATGACCTGGCTGGCCCCTGCCGCCGCCGATCCCGATGTTCCGGCCCTGGCGGTTCTTGACGCCATCCTGTCGGCCGGCAAGTCCTCGCGTCTCTATGACAGCCTGGTCTACGACCAGAAGATCGCCCAGCAGATCTTCTCGTCGGCGCCCGACAACGCCCAGCCCGGCCTGTTCTACGTCGGCGCTATCATGGCGGGCGGCAAGACCGTCGAACAGGGCGAGGCCTCGCTGAGCGCCCAGGTCGCCAAGCTGCGCACGGCCCCGCCCACCATCGCCGAGCTGGCCGAGGCCAAGGCCGGCCTGCTGGCCGACGCCGTCCGCGGTCGCGAGACCATCGACGGCCGCGCCTTCGCGATCGGCTACGCCCTGCGGACCGAAGGCGACGCCCAGCGCGCCAACACCGATCTGGCCGCCCTGCAGGCGGTGACTGCCGCCGACGTCCAGCGCGTAGCGGCCAAGTACCTGGCCGACGACCGTAAGGTGACCATCCGCTATCTGCCCGAATCGGCCAGACCGGCGGGCGCCAAGGACCCGTTCGAGGGGCCCAAGCCCACTCCGTCCGTCACCTACAGCGGCCCAGTCACCGCCCTGGCTCCGGCGGCCGAGCGCGTCGCTCCGCCCGCGCCGGGCGCGGCGGTGTCGCCCGTGCTTCCCTCGCCCGTGGAGAAGACGCTGGCCAACGGCCTGCGGGTCATCGTCGCCAAGAGCAGCGACCTGCCGCTGATCACCGCCGACCTGACCGTGCGCGGCGGTTCGGGCGCGGACCCCGCCGGCCTGGCAGGCGTCTCCAGCCTGACCGCCGAACTGTTGACCGAGGGCACCAAGACCCGCACCGCCACCCAGGTGGCCGCCGCCACCGAGGCGCTCGGCGCCAATCTGGAAGCCGGTTCCGGCTGGGAGGCCACCTCCCTGACCCTCAGCGTCATCGCCGACAAGGCCGCCCAAGGCCTGGCGATCATGGCCGACGTCGCCCAGAACCCGACCTTCAAGGCCGACGAGCTGGAACGCGTGAAGACCGAGACCCTGGACGGTCTGTCCGTCGGATTCCAGCAGCCGGGCTCGGTCGCCGGCTTCGTCGTACCGACCGTGATCTATGCGGGCTCGGGCTATGGCCACGTGGCGGGCGGTACGCCGGGTTCGCTGCCGAAGATTCAGCGCGACGCCCTGGTCAAGACGCACGCCACGAACTGGCGTCCGGACAACGCCATCCTGGTGCTGACCGGCGACCTGACGCCCGAGCAGGGCTTCGCCCTGGCGGAAAAGGCGTTCGGCGGCTGGGCCAAGCCGGCCGGCCCTCCGCCGGCTCCGGTCAAGGGCCCGACGGGCTACGCGGCCAGGAACGTGATCGTCGACCTGCCCGGCACCGGTCAGGCCGCGGTCGTGGTGACCAAGCCGGCGATCCTGCGCGCCGACCCGCGCTATTATGCGGGCCTCGTCACCAACGGCGTGCTGGGCGGCGGCTATTCCTCCCGCCTCAACCAGGAGATCCGCATCAAGCGCGGCCTGTCGTACGGCGCCAGTTCCAGCCTCACGCCGCGCGCGGCGATCGGCGGCTTCTCGGCCAGCGTCCAGACCAAGAACGAGTCCGCCGCCCAGGTGGTGGGGCTGATCAAGGACGAGTTGACCCGGCTGGCCGCCGAGCCGACCTCGGCCTCCGAATTGGCGGCGCGCAAGTCGGTGCTGGTCGGCGGCTTCGGGCGCGACCTGGGCACCTCGGGCGGCCTGGCCGATATCCTGGGCAACCTGGCGATCTATGGCGTCCCGCTGAACGAGATCCAGGCCTATACCAGCAAGGTCGAGGCGGTCAGCGCCGCCGACGTGCAAGCCTTCTCCAAGACCGTGCTCGATCCCGCCCAGACCAGCGTCATCGTGGTCGGCGACGCCAAGGCGATGGGCGAAGGGGTCAAGACCGCCGTCCCGGCCGCCCTGCAGATTCCGATCGACCAGCTCGACCTGGACAGTCCGACGCTGCGCAAGGGCAACTAG